TAGCTTTCAATGAGTATGCGGGCGAACAGCAGATGGCCATCGCTCGCGAGAAACAGGAAAGTCGCCATCATCATCAGAAGCTGGCCGACGGCCGAGCTCGACTGGCCGCTCACCGGATTGACCATCGATGCAAAGCCAAGCCCCATGGCGTTACTGATGGTCTCTCCCCCAACGAGCGCGGCTGCAAAGCCCACCTGAACGGCAAAGCCGAGCGCGAGACCGATCACGATCTCTCCTAGGGCGAGAAACAAGCCCGCGGCAGAAATCATGCCGTCGGCTGGCAAATGAACACCCGAGAGCTGTACCGCGGGAATGCCGATGGCGAGCGCGATCACGAGGCGAAGCTGGAGAGGTACTTGCGTCGAGCCAGT
This portion of the Sphingomonas limnosediminicola genome encodes:
- the fliR gene encoding flagellar biosynthetic protein FliR, with product MVAILRPGAALFAAPLTGSTQVPLQLRLVIALAIGIPAVQLSGVHLPADGMISAAGLFLALGEIVIGLALGFAVQVGFAAALVGGETISNAMGLGFASMVNPVSGQSSSAVGQLLMMMATFLFLASDGHLLFARILIESYGAFPAGGAVPLQLFAELSTLGGLIFAAGLAIALPVAAALVLVQLILGVLSRSAPSLNLFSVGMPAAMVTGIILLAMTAPLLADAILAAIRQGLDQAAGLAHGG